The Listeria welshimeri serovar 6b str. SLCC5334 genome has a window encoding:
- a CDS encoding GntR family transcriptional regulator, whose protein sequence is MTIKRKETRESVCYREIKKKIRNGELKPGDRLIENTLSKQLEISRTPIRKAIGMLAADGYVEYNDFRGAFVKDSIINKERYFEMTEIIGLFLKQAIQKIRTKKISFNTVRVLAKLEEVERESEQTNPAIYFEYEKWFVSDLLTYMKNNYYLKISNDFFNNIQEFGDEEVIKIAQNACVKTINNIQIFIDAIEVQDYDKCVAIIDQMIDAHVLVAYR, encoded by the coding sequence ATGACAATCAAACGCAAAGAGACGAGAGAAAGTGTTTGTTATCGTGAAATTAAAAAGAAGATTAGAAACGGGGAACTAAAACCAGGAGATCGCTTAATCGAAAATACGCTTTCTAAGCAACTAGAAATAAGTCGAACGCCAATCCGCAAAGCAATTGGAATGTTAGCTGCAGATGGTTATGTAGAATATAATGATTTTCGCGGAGCATTTGTTAAAGATAGTATTATCAATAAAGAACGTTATTTTGAAATGACAGAGATTATCGGATTATTTTTAAAGCAAGCCATTCAAAAAATCCGCACTAAAAAGATTAGCTTTAATACAGTCCGAGTACTTGCTAAGTTAGAAGAGGTAGAACGTGAATCAGAACAGACAAATCCAGCAATTTATTTTGAATATGAAAAATGGTTTGTTAGTGATTTATTAACCTATATGAAAAATAATTACTATCTAAAAATCAGTAATGACTTTTTTAACAATATTCAAGAATTTGGCGATGAAGAAGTCATAAAAATTGCCCAAAATGCTTGTGTGAAAACAATTAATAATATTCAAATTTTTATAGACGCGATAGAAGTACAAGATTACGATAAATGTGTAGCAATTATTGACCAAATGATTGATGCGCATGTATTAGTTGCTTATCGTTAA
- a CDS encoding diacylglycerol/lipid kinase family protein, giving the protein MGKALLIVNPSSGKEKGKTYQGKTETVLKKRYEEVEVRLTEKAGDATEFASWAAEQGFEAVIAMGGDGTLNETINGLAIHEKRPDFGFIPLGTVNDLARSVGIPLKPEKAIQALEKAVAVPMDIGRIGSQYFMNVLAIGMIAQAVDQVSVEQKTKFGSIAYFLEGLKAFNRNELLHFKLEYDEEVWEGEAALVVAGLTNSVGGMESWAPDAKIDDGYLHVIVLTKLGLLDAANMIPQLIRGNLKNSDGVVYIKTKKLTIDASGDDLSINVDGDPGPGVPAEIEVLGSHLNILAPPENNKKRFGPFILKK; this is encoded by the coding sequence GTGGGAAAAGCACTATTGATTGTGAATCCATCATCAGGTAAAGAAAAAGGAAAAACCTATCAAGGAAAAACAGAAACAGTACTAAAAAAACGATATGAGGAAGTAGAAGTTCGCTTAACTGAAAAAGCAGGAGATGCAACTGAATTTGCGTCTTGGGCAGCTGAACAAGGTTTTGAGGCTGTTATTGCTATGGGTGGAGATGGAACGCTCAATGAAACAATAAATGGTTTAGCCATTCATGAAAAACGACCAGATTTTGGCTTTATTCCACTTGGTACAGTAAATGATTTGGCACGCTCAGTTGGTATTCCTTTAAAACCAGAAAAAGCAATCCAAGCATTAGAAAAAGCGGTAGCTGTACCAATGGACATTGGACGAATTGGTAGTCAATATTTTATGAATGTGTTAGCAATTGGTATGATTGCGCAAGCCGTAGACCAAGTTAGCGTGGAACAAAAAACAAAGTTCGGCTCCATCGCTTATTTTTTAGAAGGATTAAAAGCATTTAATCGTAACGAATTACTCCATTTTAAACTAGAATATGATGAAGAAGTATGGGAAGGCGAGGCTGCACTTGTCGTGGCTGGCTTAACTAATTCAGTCGGCGGAATGGAGTCATGGGCACCAGATGCCAAAATCGACGACGGTTACCTTCATGTCATTGTTTTAACAAAACTCGGCTTACTTGATGCGGCAAATATGATTCCTCAACTAATCCGTGGTAATCTAAAAAACAGTGATGGTGTAGTTTATATTAAAACGAAAAAGCTCACTATTGATGCAAGTGGTGATGACTTAAGTATTAATGTAGACGGTGATCCAGGTCCAGGCGTTCCAGCTGAAATCGAAGTACTAGGAAGTCATTTAAATATACTGGCACCACCAGAAAATAACAAAAAGCGTTTCGGCCCATTCATACTGAAAAAGTAA
- a CDS encoding NADPH:quinone oxidoreductase family protein, with amino-acid sequence MKSFQALFIEKEADNTSLHFRETTLDNLPENEVTIEVHYSGINYKDGLAVLPEGKIVNQYPFIPGIDASGVVIESKSDRFQVGDEVIVTSYDFGVSYFGGYSEFIRVPAEWVVPLPQGLSLKEAMILGTAGFTAALSVDALESSGVRPETGKTAVSGATGGVGSLSTAILAKRGFSVVASSGKKDAKDFLQKFGASEVVSREAFQPEKIRALDKQLYAGAIDCVGGKPLSYLLTAVQYGGAVTTCGMSAGGKLDTTVFPFILRGVQLLGIDSVLCPMQKRTQIWQRLATDFKLANLDELATEINFQALPEALHQVMNGGVTGRYLVKIK; translated from the coding sequence ATGAAATCTTTTCAAGCGCTTTTCATAGAAAAAGAAGCAGATAACACATCCCTTCATTTTAGAGAAACTACTTTAGATAATTTACCAGAAAATGAAGTAACTATTGAAGTACATTATTCTGGCATTAATTACAAAGACGGATTGGCCGTACTTCCTGAAGGTAAAATTGTGAATCAGTATCCTTTTATTCCTGGTATTGATGCAAGCGGCGTGGTCATCGAATCAAAATCAGATCGTTTTCAAGTGGGGGACGAAGTTATTGTAACAAGCTATGATTTTGGTGTGAGTTATTTCGGCGGTTATAGTGAATTTATCCGTGTTCCGGCCGAATGGGTTGTCCCGTTGCCACAAGGTTTATCACTCAAAGAAGCCATGATACTGGGCACAGCAGGCTTTACAGCAGCTCTCTCTGTCGATGCGCTTGAATCTAGTGGCGTTAGACCAGAAACAGGAAAAACAGCTGTGAGCGGTGCTACTGGCGGTGTAGGTAGTCTTAGTACAGCCATACTTGCTAAACGAGGCTTTTCCGTTGTGGCATCTTCTGGGAAAAAGGATGCAAAAGACTTTTTACAAAAATTTGGTGCTTCAGAAGTGGTTTCAAGAGAAGCATTCCAACCTGAAAAAATTCGAGCACTTGATAAACAATTATATGCTGGAGCGATTGATTGCGTTGGAGGTAAACCACTTTCTTATTTATTAACTGCCGTACAATATGGTGGTGCCGTAACAACTTGTGGAATGTCAGCTGGCGGCAAACTAGATACGACTGTATTTCCCTTTATTCTACGTGGCGTTCAATTGCTAGGCATTGATTCTGTTCTATGTCCAATGCAAAAACGCACACAAATTTGGCAACGTTTAGCAACGGATTTCAAACTAGCGAATTTAGATGAACTTGCAACAGAAATAAATTTCCAAGCTTTACCAGAAGCGCTTCACCAAGTAATGAATGGCGGGGTTACTGGCAGATATTTAGTGAAAATAAAATAG
- a CDS encoding GntR family transcriptional regulator produces the protein MKKLLYQKVYDQLKLSIQEGKIPVGSKMPTENELMAQFDVSSITLKKALELLKKDGYISRRPRVGTFVINASPISEQIETRMFDKPLFGCIMTNFDDTFGTILLSGMLEHSDTKAHIIVKKSLGDTEREEEILQEFIEMNVAGILILPASSKFVSPTLLELASQKFPLVVIDRTLEGLPISSISSDNTEAGRIITEKLFEIGHKHIGMITSTSPVSTLDSRVNGFIRGHASFHTAFHSDYVFREIESVMPNSTVSIQTDIDKIADFLKTHPEITALVATEYNIALLIKQACNKLGKSIPADLSVVCFDHPDNFFDSSAFQFTHIKQAQYEIGVKAVDMLLNQVHKPDAINKEMLPPMLVEGDSIKSLKSTPK, from the coding sequence ATGAAAAAACTACTATATCAAAAAGTCTATGATCAACTTAAACTATCCATTCAAGAAGGTAAAATTCCCGTTGGTAGTAAAATGCCGACAGAAAACGAATTGATGGCTCAATTTGATGTGAGCAGTATTACGTTAAAAAAGGCGCTGGAGTTATTAAAGAAAGATGGTTATATTTCAAGACGCCCTCGGGTTGGTACGTTCGTAATTAATGCTTCGCCAATTAGTGAACAGATAGAAACGAGAATGTTCGATAAGCCTCTTTTTGGTTGTATTATGACAAATTTCGACGATACTTTTGGTACGATTTTATTATCTGGAATGTTAGAGCACAGTGACACTAAAGCACATATTATTGTAAAAAAATCACTGGGAGATACAGAGCGAGAAGAAGAGATTTTGCAAGAGTTTATTGAAATGAATGTTGCTGGAATACTTATTTTACCTGCTAGTTCAAAGTTTGTTTCCCCGACCTTATTAGAACTTGCTTCCCAAAAATTTCCTTTAGTGGTCATAGATCGTACGTTAGAAGGCTTACCAATATCTTCTATTAGTTCAGACAATACAGAAGCTGGTCGGATTATTACAGAAAAATTATTTGAAATTGGGCATAAACATATTGGAATGATAACATCTACTAGTCCAGTTTCTACGCTTGATAGCCGGGTGAATGGATTTATTCGTGGGCATGCGTCTTTTCATACAGCTTTTCATTCTGATTATGTTTTTCGCGAGATTGAATCGGTCATGCCAAATTCCACCGTTTCCATTCAAACCGATATTGATAAAATTGCAGATTTTTTGAAGACACATCCTGAAATCACTGCACTTGTAGCGACCGAATACAACATTGCACTCTTAATAAAGCAAGCATGTAACAAGTTAGGAAAATCCATTCCCGCTGATTTATCTGTTGTTTGTTTTGATCATCCAGATAACTTTTTTGATAGCTCTGCCTTCCAGTTCACACATATTAAACAAGCACAATATGAAATAGGTGTGAAAGCAGTTGATATGCTTTTAAATCAAGTGCATAAGCCAGATGCTATCAACAAAGAAATGTTACCTCCAATGCTTGTAGAAGGAGATTCAATTAAATCATTAAAAAGCACCCCCAAGTAG